A region of Oncorhynchus kisutch isolate 150728-3 linkage group LG29, Okis_V2, whole genome shotgun sequence DNA encodes the following proteins:
- the LOC109878733 gene encoding claudin-4-like → MASFALELVGVILSVLGWILSIVSCALPMWRVTAFIGANIVTAQVYWEGLWMSCVFQSTGQMQCKVYDSMLALPQDLQAARALTVVTIILGVIALLVATIGAKCTNCIEEEGVKAKVMVSAGVAFILASLTQIVPVSWSAHTIIQVFYNPIIPSAQKMEIGAALYLGWAAAALLLVGGAILCCSCPPQEDKPITRYSIPPQSRMVYSATPRSAAASSYNRRDYV, encoded by the coding sequence ATGGCGTCGTTTGCTCTGGAGCTAGTGGGTGTGATCCTGTCAGTGCTGGGCTGGATACTGAGCATAGTGAGCTGTGCTCTGCCCATGTGGAGGGTCACAGCTTTCATCGGAGCCAACATCGTCACAGCACAGGTCTACTGGGAAGGGTTATGGATGAGCTGTGTGTTCCAGAGCACGGGACAGATGCAGTGTAAGGTCTACGACTCCATGCTGGCCTTACCTCAGGACCTGCAGGCTGCCAGGGCTCTTACCGTGGTCACCATCATCCTGGGGGTCATAGCTCTCCTCGTGGCTACCATTGGGGCTAAGTGCACCAACTGCATCGAGGAGGAGGGGGTGAAGGCCAAGGTGATGGTGTCTGCCGGAGTGGCCTTTATCCTGGCTTCGCTGACCCAGATAGTGCCTGTGTCCTGGTCGGCTCACACCATCATCCAGGTGTTCTACAACCCCATCATCCCCTCAGCACAGAAGATGGAGATCGGGGCGGCGCTGTACCTGGGCTGGGCCGCAGCCGCACTGCTGCTGGTGGGGGGGGCTATCCTCTGCTGCAGCTGCCCTCCCCAGGAGGACAAACCCATTACGAGGTACTCAATCCCCCCCCAGAGCCGGATGGTGTATTCCGCAACTCCACGGTCTGCAGCCGCCAGCTCGTACAACAGGAGAGACTACGTGTGA